The following nucleotide sequence is from Deltaproteobacteria bacterium.
AGTCTTTAATCGGTTTAAAATTTCAATTGAGCAATCTGGCCAAGAAATTCAAAGAAAATCTCGAGGGTTTAAAGCCGGATATTGAACAGGCCCTGCATGCAATCGATCGGATGACCGAAGACGTCCGAAGACTGTCCCGGGATTTACGTCCTTCGGTACTGGAACATCTGGGCCTCTTCGAAGCCCTCCAATGGGTATTGGGCGAATTCTCCAAACAATATCCTTTCAAAATTATCAGTACGATCCAGGAACCCCATTTTTCATTTTCCAAAGGGCAGGAAATTATTATTTTCAGGATTTTTCAGGAAGCCCTGACCAACGTCGGGAAACATGCCCAGGCCAGGCAGGTTTTGATTGATATGAAGGAACGCGGTGAAGAGGTGGTCTTTTCCATCAAGGATAACGGGAAGGGCTTCGATTTCCTGGAGGTTATAAGCAGCACCCTCCCGGAACGGGGATTGGGATTGACAGCCATGGATGAAAGGGCCCGGATGGCCGGCGGGGCCCTTCACCTTATGAGCCGGAAAGGGAAAGGCACCAAAATAACCTTCACCG
It contains:
- a CDS encoding sensor histidine kinase; the protein is MARNHALLKQRTLQLSKTNKELKKEIEERKQAERALGKSERKFRILSTRLINAQENERKRIAIELHDELGQSLIGLKFQLSNLAKKFKENLEGLKPDIEQALHAIDRMTEDVRRLSRDLRPSVLEHLGLFEALQWVLGEFSKQYPFKIISTIQEPHFSFSKGQEIIIFRIFQEALTNVGKHAQARQVLIDMKERGEEVVFSIKDNGKGFDFLEVISSTLPERGLGLTAMDERARMAGGALHLMSRKGKGTKITFTVPVKKGKKSK